From the Lathyrus oleraceus cultivar Zhongwan6 chromosome 3, CAAS_Psat_ZW6_1.0, whole genome shotgun sequence genome, the window tttttatctccaaaatgtcatcttcatcattatacagtatcaacgttcactacaacggtgaaacttttgagtctgagcttcatggtttttgttttagaaacactgataccattaaAGTGACaatgaagagaaatgcaacctttttgcatttcaaaaaaagaatacaatcctttatagcatcaggtattgtgtcaaagatgacatatcagaatcctatattttttgagaatggtcaatgcaagtttttccccctaaagatacgagacgatgaagatgttgaaagcatgtttcttagtcatgaacattcaggcatggattgtatcgagttgtacattactatacaaccatgtataccatctcaacagtctcaactaaacgatcaggatccagctggtgaagatgctgcagatgatgcacaatggtcagatgaactcaacccagaagccgaagtagaggtcgacgttgttgatgaagaagaagaggagactgaggtacaggttgatcacatcctgaacaacgacgatgaagatggggctcaaccaccaccaatacctcctactcatgcctacaatcctcctcaacatatgacaaatatggatcttcacgacaATGAAACGTCCGAtagtgtcttctataatccgtatccgagaccagtaggcgaattaaaggtgggagacatgtttcgtaccaaagaggaatgtgtcttggcaataAAAAAATACCAtatgaacaactttgctgactttacagtgaaacgcactgactctagaaggtatgttatcgaatgtcgtaacatgctttgtaagtttcgtttggctgcatcttacaagaagaaaaatgactcttgggagatcgcctcaatagacccaccacacagttgtgttgcaactaacgttgaacaagatcaccataaactgagcacagctttgatatgtcaagacattctgccattggtaaataaagacccatcagtgaaggtgagtataattatatcccatatccgaacaacatataattatactccatcttacaagaaagcatggattgcgaggacaaaggctgttgagcaggttttcggcaactgggaggactcattcaaggaattaccacggtttttatgggcactaaaaacttatgtcccaggaactgtggcaattctggagacagtgccagcaatgatgccagacggaacctgtgctacaggtaatagaatatttcaccgtcttttttgggcatttgacccgtgcatcaaaggtttcgctttctgcaaacctctcctgcaaattgatggcacttggttatacggaaaatacaagggtactttgctcatggcagttgcacaagacggtaacaacaatgtatttcccattgcctttactcttgttgaaggtgaaacggctggtggatggggtttctttcttcgacatctcaaAACGCATGTCGttccacaagccaatctatgtttgatttctgatagacatgctgccatcgaaagtgcctacaacaaccatgacaacggatggcatgatcctccttctacacatgtctactgtatcagacacattgcacaaaacttcatgcgtgctataaaagataagaatcttcgcaagaaggtggtgaatgctgggtatgctttaactcaaccgtcttttcaatattatcgtgatgagattcgtctgtctaatgaagacgcggggagatggataaataacatcccagtagagcagtggacaagagcatttgacggtggttgtcgatggggccacatgacaacaaacattgtggaatgcatgaacggggttttcaaagggattcgaaatctgccgataaccgccttggtaagatcaacctattataggttggcttctatgttcgcaaccagaggtgaaagatggagtgcagtgttaatgtccggacaagtattcagtgagtgttgtatgaaggtcatgaaagaggagagcatcaaagctacgacacacgctgtaacagtgtttgaccgtcatagacaaaatttcagcgtccaggaaacaatgagcaacaacgaggggagaccaaatttagcctacgctgttagactacacagaagttggtgcgattgtggaaaatttcaggccttccgcataccttgctcccatgtcattgcaacatgcgcttatactcgtcaagacgcttacacccatttatctgatgtgtacaaggccaacaccatcatgaatgtatatagtcaaagcttttcagtactaccaatggaggattactggcctccatatgaaggagatattgtttggcacaatgaagagatgcgtagaaagaagaaaggaaggccaaacagcacacgtatcagaacagagatggattccacagataaaatgataagattatgtagtctttgtcgtcaaccaggacacaacaaaaacaactgtcccaatcaaggagcatcatctagatcttaagatttttgtaacattttatctagatcttaagctttttgtaacattttatctagatcttaagctttttgtaacattgtatttctgtaacaatcaatcattatatatcattaagttcttgttacaacgagtttcataacaaacaacagtacaaaacatctgaaaacataaataattctaactgattacaacaatcaaattaatgtcgtctggaccgaacatcatttccctagcatccttatcagtcttcattcgcacccaaccaaagatactgtcaagtctctcaatacttctgattttttccccttctggtattttcccgtctaaccatcgaaccagctccctcttcagttgatctaacgtggtgatgttccaaaacagcatcagcaattgaggtttgtctctcgcataaatcaccttaccgtatcggcgacgaacaccaaacatgatagccaaatgattatatgagttgtggaacaataggtcatacaacgcatctatttataagacaaaaaaggcattttatgagggactcgccaattgagttggcgcctccttttaaaacctacacataggcgccaattggattggctaaggcacctgccctagccaatccaattggcgcctccattcaagttttaacaacagtcgccatatgaacaactttcatgttcatcaaaaattcatttgaaacttggaagctcatcattcatttcaaaacttataggtcattttgacagaaaccctaattttgggtcaacttcgcagggacctaactcactcatttttaattattttgaggtgggaccaagtgcattggaaatttaagatgtctacttcaaatgttatgttggacaaaatttcataactctaaaataaacacatgaaataatgcaagacattataggtcagattacagttgaaaaactcagaaaTCCAACTTCAAttgcccataactttctcataaaaaatccaaatgatgcaaaatttatatccaaattcattgtcttgaaaagatctacaactttcatgttggaagttttttcatttgaggcttttttaagggaggcgccaattggattggcgccccctcttaaaaaatacacataggcgccaattggattggctagggcacctgccctagccaatccaattggcgcctccttgtaatttttaagaggggtcgccaatccaattggcgcctcctcctaaaagtggggtagattgggaattttcctgaaaagtgggttattttggaaatttcttcgaaaaagtgggttatctcggtaaatttGCCGAAAGACATTGTGGATTAAAAAAAAAGAGTAGAAGATGGATCATAATCCTAAAATTTGTAGTGGAACCAGAGAAGAAATTGAAAAACTTATTTTAAAATGTCACATAGAGAAAATATTGTTTAGGAGATTATTAAATGGATATGTAGGAAACCTATTGTCGGATCTTGAAAGATGAAAACACGATTTAGCGAAGCGTTTaggagtcgattacacaaggggaaggtattaacacctcctcacgtttgttgtactcaacgagaatCGTTAGAttagttgtgcgcgttagtgttagcttagagATGTTACACTTTTCGAATTATTGAAATGGGGAAAGAAGAAGAATAGGaacaaaagaaaagagaaaatgtttCTGGATTTTTTATTAATATGTCTGACAAAATTTACAAATCCTACTCCTACGTATTTCCGGGTATAATAGAGAACTCAAGACTTatgtagttctgggtagaaaatgtttgtttgttggtcgattttagcgaaagctactttgtgtcaatcgacgaAACATTGTTGGCTAtccaaaacaagtggagaagggaGCGTTTGCGTCACGGTCGAATGAATTTATAAATCAACATTCGCGGACAACATCGAAAGCTTACTCATATGTTCAAGTGGACGAAACATTGTTTTTGCATTGTCTCAAGATAAAATATCTTTCATTTGCAAAAAAAGTTTGAGGATCAATCGCACGACGGtgaaaaaagagtttgattggtttgaagTATTTTGAGTAGTGacgagaacttggatgagcgagatatccatctcaaATCCTAACCTCAGGAGCTCATGGTATCCACCACATTCCgtttccatcttatttgcaaaaatgttTGACATTTTTAGGTGTTTTGAAGATTGATTGAGAAAGAGTTTGAAAGAATCACATTTGCAgttttaaatgatggcgagagctaggataggtaagatatccatctcgaatcttaGTCTCAGAAGCTCGTGGCATCCACCACGTTCCTTTTTTATTGAAAAGTATTAAATACACATTAAGTGTTTTTGATTTACattgtgaaaatgacttgatgTCGGATCAAACTTTTTATTAACGTTTGCGAAAAGGTTTGACCCaaaatggttttgaaaattcGAACATGGTCGAAGATGAAAAGTTTGAGAAAATGAGAATGGTAGAAATCGATTGAAAAGAATGGTTTGAAATGATTTGATCTTTGAGAAaatacttgacgttggatcaaacttttttttaaaggattgattttattcttatgTTAGAAACTACCTAAACAAATCAATAAAAAATAAAGCGATAAAATTATTACACGTCATGTGAGTGGAGGTACATTTTGTTGAATGAGAATATGAGataataaaacaattaaaacaattAAAGCAATATCCAATCAAACAAACGCAAGCAATTGAGTGTATATGTACCaaaaagagtctcattgtaagaaagtcCAATAATAAGCCAAAATATGGGATATAGCAACATACACGTCATATGCACAACAACGTTCATCTTTAATTTAATCGGAAGAAGTAAAACAAAAGTGAAACGTGCATTGATCAAGATCATGATGCGAGGATGCAAATCATTGTCACATAATACAAGGACGTGCAAGGCAAATGGAAATTGAGTTCAAATTCGGTTTAAATGCAACATCATTGGATTGTTATTTGTTATTCTGAATCAAAATAATTGTTTACGTGAGACATATCATTGCAAGATGGTGTGGAATGAGAATGAACTCATACACTCAACAAGTGGAATCGTAAAGTGAGACTTTATTTATACAATGACAATGCAAACGACATCAAACCGTGATTAAGTAAACCCCAAAAACGAAATTCAAAATAAGCAAAAAGTTGAGAAATGCACGCAACATTCTAAttaatgtgctcaaagccggtttgtGCGTATCGACAATAAAGAAGACATCATATGCAAAGGTCATAACACGGTAAAAATATCTATCAATATATCGAAATTTTGGCGGCGTAACCAATATGAAATTACCGAATCTACGTATTAGAAATCCAATTTATCGAAATGAGAATAAAAATGTAGCAACACAAATATTATTCataaaatttataaaattatttatatCAAATGGGATGCAAATAGAAAATAAGAGGAGCAAATGAAATATGATATATGGGTCCACTATTTTACTCCTCAACCTAAACCCAGGTCCTCTTTCCCTCTCTTTCTGTTAAAGTTTTTGTCTTTCTCTCTTTTTTTGATTAGGATTAGGTTCGTTAATGGTTGATTGCCGCCACTACTTTTGAAACGCCGCCCGCCTTAGAAACATTGTCTGCCGGAATTTATTTTATTTCTCACGTTAGATATCGCAAAACATCATTTTTTTAATGGAATTTTGTAGTTTTTAATAACAAGTTATGTTTTTTGAATGTTAGTTAGTTGAATTGAATTGGCTGATTGTAttgaagttgttgttgttcttaATGAACTGATGCAGGAATTTTGTTATTTTTGAATAATTGTATTGCTTCCTTGCACAAAGACAAACCCACCAACTGTATGATAGTTTTCTTGTGAGAAGAAAGAGAACATATGTACAGATTTTCATGTGAATCATGGCAAACAGCAAATATGAGTATGTCAAGTGTTTTGAACTTGAGGATGAGGTGATGTTTCCGAGTTTTATCCTTGTTTCGATCAATGCTTGTAATCTTTCCAAGCCTTATGATGTAAATGCCTTGAATTTGATGAACTCTTGTGCTGTTGCGGTGCTCGAAGAGTTTGCTGATGTAGTCCTCGCATATGGGTTTAGTGATGAGTATACATTTGTTTTCAAGAAGAGCACCAAGTTCTATGAAAGGCGAGCTAGTAAAGTGTTATCCattatttcttcttttttctCATCACTCTTTGTGAGAAAATGGCGCGAATTCTTCCAACAGAAGGAACTACATTCTCCTCCTTCTTTCCATGGGAAAGTTGTAGCTTGTGCATCCACCGACGCCCTTCAAGCTTATCTTTTGTGGAGGCAAAATATCTGTCATTTGAAAAATCAATATGATCAATGCTTTTGGCGACTTGTGGAGCGCGGAATGAATGAGAGGGAAGCACAAGAGTTCATTGATGGAGCTAAGAAACGCGACTTAAATGATATTTTATTTGATGAGTTCAATGTCAATTACAATACACTGGATCCAATATTTCGACAAGGTTCCTGTATTCTAAAGACAATGGTAGGGGCTGTGGTGAAGTACACAGAAACGGGTGCTCCAGTTAAAAGACAAAGAAGAGAGATAATCACAGTGCATTCCAAGAAAATAGCAAGCACGCGATTTTGGAATGAACATTCTATTCTTTTGAAGGAGCTTGGTGTTTTTGTGGAGGAGATTAACAATGTGAAACCGGAGTATGTCAGGTCCTTTGAGTTTGATAGCAAGTTGATGCCATTTACATGGGTTGTAGTTCGAATAGATGGATGCCACTTCCACAGATTTTCTGAGATACATGACTTTGCGAAGCCAAATGATGATAGAGCTCTTAACTTGATGAATTCATGTGCGGTTGCTGTCTTAGAAGAATTTAGGCAGGATATAGTCTTTGCTTATGGGGTTAGCGACGAGTATAGTTTCATTCTTAAGAAATCCACCGATCTTTATGAAAGGAGAGCTAGTAAAATCATATCAGCCATTGTGTCTTTCTTCACATCCTCTTACGTGATGCGATGGAAAGATTTCTTCCCTCAAAGTGAGTTAAACTACCCTCCTTCTTTCGATGCACGAGCAGTGTGCTATCCATCTGCTGAGATATTACGGGACTATCTTTCGTGGAGGCAAGTGGATTGTCACATAAACAATCAATATAACACTTGTTTCTGGAAGCTTGTTGCATCAGGAAAAAGCAAAAGAGAAGCTCAGCGTAGTCTAAAGGGTGCTCAACTGCAAAAGAAAATTGAAGAATTGGCTATTGACTATAATAAATTGCCAGTGATGTTCCGACAAGGGTCCTCAGTTTTTTGGGATAGGGTAGACAATGTTCTCATCCATCAGGAGAATGGAGAGTCTTCCGAAAATTATGGAAAAGTCATTGTACAACACATTGACATCATTGGATCAGCCTTTTGGCTAGAACACCCTGGTATCCTTAGAGGATTTGAAGCTCCAAATTGATTCAAAAGATGATGATGGAGAAACTGCTCTCATTCATGCTGCGCGGCAAGGACACACTGCCACTGCTAAGTATTTTATTGACCATGGTGCTGATCCTACCACATTGAACTCTACGGCGTTGCATCATTCTGCTGGGATAGgtttttttcttgattttgctCTTGGCtttttttcattttgttatgCGATGAAACAAATTTACTTGTTCAATGTACTGTTTGGTTTcgattgacttatttgagtttaACCACCAACATGGGCACTTGTGAGTCTGATTGGAAGAGCTTACAAAAACAATTTATAGATATCAAgttttttttagattttttagATAAGCTCTCTAGGATAATGCattttttaatgcatttttttttGTAACAAAGATGTCTTCGACCAAATTTGAGAAGTTTAAGGTTTTTATATTGAAATCTAAGAAAGCGGTTGAGCTTCGGTTTAGACTCAAGGGTGTTTTTAATCTTCAACTACCCTGTTTTGGAGGTATGTGGTGTAAAGAGAAAACTCGAAGAAATGTCTAGAGACAATGCTCGTACTTCTTCAAATGTCACTATTGAGAAAATGATCTTAAAGAAGTCATGATTGATGATAGCTGCCTACTTGAGAGGAGGGTTGTTGGGGATATTTTTGGCTCTATTACCTCCGTGATGTTAAATTACAGAGAGGTGGGTGAATTGTGATATTTAGATTTCAAAAATTTGATAGAAAAataattgattttaaaaatatTGATTTTGAGATGATAGAAGTAAAAATTAGCTGGAAAAAGATAATTGACAAATAAATAAAGAGATATGGTAATAGAAATCACACAAAATATTATTCTAGTTTGACCTTAAATCGCGTGGCCTATTCCAATCTTCGAAAATTTTCTATTGAGATTTTCATTAACAACAATTTGAGGTTCTGCACAACTTAAGCTCAACAGTCTTACGACTACAACTTGAACTTTTAGACAAGTTAAACCCAACAACCTTACATCAAACCTTTTATAGGTTTAACTTGTAACTTTCAAAATTATTACAAGATCAGAAGAGAACTAAGCTCTTGAGCATGCAAATTCATCATAAAATAGTGTGATGAAAACAACTGTCAGATGAATTTTTCCACTCTCTCAACACTAAGATAATTTATAGTGAATAAAATTTATAAATGAAGTAAAATGAATGAGATAAGAGAGTTTAAATTTAGAAAATTGATGTGTTTATAAGTGAGGAACGCACTCCTTTATATAGAAAAAATATTGGTTCAAAAAGGCAATAATCCATGGGCTTGTTTGCTTCCTAATCGATTAGAACATCAACCTAATCAATTCGGTTAAGTCAGAAAAGGAAACCATTTGCAATGTCACTTAATCGGTTAACAATGTTACGATTATGAGACATTACTCTTGATTTAATCGATTAAATGAAAAGCTCAATCTATTAGACATTTAGTCTTGCCTTCCTAATTGAATAGAATTACTTAATCGATTAACTACTTGTCATGATTGGTTTTAAGAAgtttaaaaaaaaagaagagTTTGAAATAATTTTGGTGCATTTGTGCATCGCCTTAGTACTTCAATATTCATCATTGCTTCATTTACAGTTAATTGATGAAACTATAAGATAAAACACCAAGCTCAGGATCCGA encodes:
- the LOC127132228 gene encoding tRNA(His) guanylyltransferase 1 → MANSKYEYVKCFELEDEVMFPSFILVSINACNLSKPYDVNALNLMNSCAVAVLEEFADVVLAYGFSDEYTFVFKKSTKFYERRASKVLSIISSFFSSLFVRKWREFFQQKELHSPPSFHGKVVACASTDALQAYLLWRQNICHLKNQYDQCFWRLVERGMNEREAQEFIDGAKKRDLNDILFDEFNVNYNTLDPIFRQGSCILKTMVGAVVKYTETGAPVKRQRREIITVHSKKIASTRFWNEHSILLKELGVFVEEINNVKPEYVRSFEFDSKLMPFTWVVVRIDGCHFHRFSEIHDFAKPNDDRALNLMNSCAVAVLEEFRQDIVFAYGVSDEYSFILKKSTDLYERRASKIISAIVSFFTSSYVMRWKDFFPQSELNYPPSFDARAVCYPSAEILRDYLSWRQVDCHINNQYNTCFWKLVASGKSKREAQRSLKGAQLQKKIEELAIDYNKLPVMFRQGSSVFWDRVDNVLIHQENGESSENYGKVIVQHIDIIGSAFWLEHPGILRGFEAPN